In Chelonia mydas isolate rCheMyd1 chromosome 18, rCheMyd1.pri.v2, whole genome shotgun sequence, a single genomic region encodes these proteins:
- the FAM43B gene encoding protein FAM43B, with amino-acid sequence MLPWRRNKFVLVEAERRGKAKSLGPGLSYASLLSSFLRSCPDLLPECPLERLGSVFRSRRHKVELNQEDPTYTAWYLGNAVTLQAKGEGCTDEAVGKIWAKSDGGASGTKVKLTLGAHGIRMAPCEARGGAGGRRPGHAYLLPRITHCAADGRHPKLLAWVYRHQVKNKAVVLRCHAALLAKAETARAVARLLRQTASAAFSDFKRLQRLNDSRRLQRQRLGDSVVPRVPARKLLNGQCPYRPRADRSRGARRLSSILEEEEEGGEENLGGSRPPAPSGGGGGKPAAAGAGAPQRRERAEVLTLAREMRGWSLHSPAPWKPAREGPCWSGC; translated from the coding sequence ATGCTGCCCTGGCGCAGGAACAAATTCGTGCTGGTGGAAGCGGAGCGCCGGGGCAAAGCGAAGAGCCTGGGCCCGGGGCTGAGCTACGCCTCGCTGCTCTCCAGCTTCCTGCGCTCCTGCCCGGACCTGCTGCCCGAGTGCCCGCTGGAGCGGCTGGGCAGCGTGTTCCGCAGCCGGCGGCACAAGGTGGAGCTGAACCAGGAGGACCCCACCTACACGGCCTGGTACCTGGGCAACGCGGTCACGCTGCAGGCCAAGGGCGAGGGCTGCACGGACGAGGCGGTGGGCAAGATCTGGGCCAAGAGCGACGGCGGGGCCAGCGGCACCAAGGTGAAGCTGACGCTGGGGGCGCACGGCATCCGCATGGCCCCCTGCGAGGCGCGGGGCGGCGCCGGCGGGCGGCGGCCGGGCCATGCCTACCTGCTGCCCCGCATCACCCACTGCGCGGCCGACGGCCGGCACCCCAAGCTCCTGGCCTGGGTCTACCGGCACCAGGTGAAGAACAAGGCCGTGGTGCTGCGCTGCCACGCCGCGCTGCTGGCCAAGGCGGAGACGGCGCGGGCCGTGGCGCGGCTGCTCCGCCAGACGGCCAGCGCCGCCTTCAGCGACTTCAAGCGCCTGCAGAGGCTCAACGACTCCCGGCGCCTGCAGCGCCAGCGCCTGGGCGACTCCGTCGTGCCGCGGGTGCCCGCCCGCAAGCTGCTCAACGGGCAGTGCCCCTACCGGCCCCGCGCCGACCGCAGCCGCGGCGCCCGCCGGCTCAGCTCcatcctggaggaggaggaggagggcgggGAGGAGAACCTGGGCGGCTCCCGCCCCCCGGCGCcctccggcggcggcggcggcaagCCTGCGGCTGCGGGCGCCGGCGCCCCGCAGCGCCGGGAGCGGGCCGAGGTGCTGACGTTAGCCCGGGAGATGCGGGGCTGGAGCCTCCATTCCCCGGCGCCCTGGAAGCCCGCTCGGGAGGGACCCTGCTGGTCGGGCTGCTGA